The following coding sequences are from one Spartobacteria bacterium window:
- a CDS encoding prepilin-type N-terminal cleavage/methylation domain-containing protein: protein MRPMKTNLPDRMNRTYRLYSQKKRSCSSCPETGFTLVELLIVVALLGALATLMLPNFKVKKKHSYRTIMISEMHEIQRAFMRFDHDCMPSNEMLENMTNVSFALLFDREVKNSTPSTYLSCTAYNPDANIGWEGPYAISEGELTNTIDGESYVVNAFFDPYGQPYRIVKSNDVFWLVATTNSTQPELLSRQLTFED from the coding sequence ATGAGACCAATGAAAACAAATCTGCCGGACCGAATGAACAGGACATACAGGTTATATTCCCAAAAGAAACGATCCTGTTCATCCTGTCCTGAAACGGGATTCACCCTCGTGGAACTGTTGATCGTGGTTGCCCTGCTAGGTGCATTAGCCACCTTGATGCTGCCGAATTTTAAAGTGAAAAAAAAGCATTCCTATCGTACCATCATGATCTCGGAAATGCATGAAATCCAACGGGCCTTTATGCGTTTTGATCACGACTGCATGCCGTCGAACGAAATGCTGGAGAATATGACGAATGTCAGCTTTGCCCTGCTGTTCGATCGCGAAGTAAAAAACAGCACCCCCTCCACCTATCTTTCCTGCACAGCGTACAATCCCGACGCAAACATTGGCTGGGAAGGGCCTTATGCAATATCCGAGGGCGAACTCACCAACACGATTGATGGTGAATCGTATGTTGTGAATGCCTTTTTTGATCCGTACGGACAACCCTACCGCATCGTTAAAAGCAATGATGTTTTCTGGCTCGTAGCAACAACAAACTCAACCCAGCCTGAATTACTGAGCCGTCAGCTCACTTTTGAAGACTAA
- a CDS encoding class I SAM-dependent methyltransferase encodes MKRLYDICVAPLRTELMMAAIELNVFDVLSEWKTVSTVLDVLHTDPANTELFLDALCMIDLLEKENGRYRNTPDVDQFLASDSPQYQGRLFQSMKRECIDPMRETVTLVRKGANPDVFGGNMANEQLWAQSTRNHSSWILGGSGQQAVDIISKLPEFGSFRKMLDMGCGSGLFCIHFVEAHPEMNGVVFDQPAVAKVAQEFVDKYNLQRRITSVGGNYITDDIGSSYDFIWVCATLNFAVEKLDAVLKKCLDALNPGGVLACFQDGMTHEMTKPDMMLGHVIHSLTMGSGMYFQQGQIAEAMIRSGFRSVRSRTVKTPLGDMELDIARKAHV; translated from the coding sequence ATGAAACGATTATATGATATCTGTGTCGCACCATTAAGGACGGAACTGATGATGGCGGCCATTGAGCTAAATGTATTTGACGTACTGTCGGAGTGGAAAACGGTATCAACTGTACTTGATGTTTTGCATACCGATCCAGCCAATACCGAACTGTTTCTGGATGCGTTATGCATGATCGATCTACTGGAAAAGGAAAACGGGCGATATCGCAATACCCCCGATGTAGATCAATTTCTTGCTTCAGACTCACCACAATATCAGGGCCGCCTGTTCCAATCCATGAAGCGGGAATGCATTGATCCTATGCGTGAAACGGTCACACTGGTGCGTAAAGGAGCAAACCCGGATGTATTTGGCGGCAATATGGCCAATGAGCAGTTATGGGCTCAAAGCACACGGAATCACTCTTCATGGATTCTGGGCGGCAGCGGACAGCAAGCTGTCGACATCATTTCAAAACTTCCGGAATTCGGTTCGTTCAGAAAGATGCTTGATATGGGTTGCGGTTCCGGTCTGTTCTGCATTCATTTTGTAGAAGCCCATCCGGAAATGAACGGCGTGGTTTTTGATCAACCGGCTGTGGCCAAGGTGGCACAGGAATTTGTTGATAAATACAACCTGCAACGTCGCATTACATCCGTCGGTGGCAATTATATAACTGACGATATTGGCAGCAGCTACGATTTTATCTGGGTATGTGCTACATTAAACTTTGCAGTCGAAAAACTGGATGCAGTTCTGAAAAAGTGCCTTGACGCGCTGAATCCAGGCGGTGTATTGGCCTGTTTTCAGGATGGTATGACGCATGAGATGACAAAACCGGATATGATGCTTGGCCATGTCATTCACTCATTAACGATGGGATCTGGCATGTATTTCCAGCAGGGACAGATTGCAGAAGCCATGATTCGCTCAGGATTCCGGTCGGTCCGTTCACGCACGGTGAAAACACCGCTGGGCGACATGGAGCTGGATATTGCCCGAAAGGCACATGTATGA
- a CDS encoding prepilin-type N-terminal cleavage/methylation domain-containing protein, protein MCKKHKKNNQGFTLIELLIVVALLGALAALVLPSMQANRTKAMEATCDFNQVSTLKTLNDHYALNGTLPDALHTGKRASSADQASGTDLMKVPGDAAEAGTTLNNMSTVGKTVFKLMTEEEVNSCNAAGLTHVVYDDDGTTSVVLSDTAGYVGFPVPGATGYFADDGNPITFNGHDLTWWNSDAAGGAVGEVFMTFVTPIADWSTGGDNDWGKGLGASVSVKKAGECKVPVDADFAYYIAYIKAFSAQVDNETVPAILVGTSCPECGVTNP, encoded by the coding sequence ATGTGTAAAAAACACAAAAAAAACAATCAGGGTTTTACTCTGATCGAATTACTCATCGTGGTGGCCCTGCTGGGTGCCCTGGCAGCCCTCGTACTGCCGAGCATGCAGGCAAACCGCACAAAAGCTATGGAAGCAACCTGTGACTTCAATCAGGTCAGCACGTTGAAAACATTGAATGACCACTACGCATTGAACGGCACACTGCCTGATGCACTGCATACTGGTAAAAGGGCGTCTAGCGCGGATCAGGCTTCTGGCACTGACCTGATGAAGGTCCCAGGTGATGCGGCAGAAGCGGGGACAACATTAAATAACATGTCGACGGTTGGCAAAACGGTCTTTAAATTGATGACCGAGGAAGAAGTTAACTCCTGTAATGCTGCTGGTTTGACTCATGTTGTCTATGATGATGATGGTACTACAAGTGTTGTACTTTCAGATACTGCCGGTTATGTCGGATTCCCTGTGCCCGGTGCTACCGGTTATTTTGCGGATGATGGCAACCCTATCACCTTCAATGGTCACGATCTGACTTGGTGGAACAGTGATGCTGCCGGTGGAGCTGTTGGTGAAGTCTTCATGACCTTTGTCACACCAATTGCTGACTGGTCAACCGGTGGTGACAACGATTGGGGTAAAGGTCTTGGCGCCAGCGTTTCTGTGAAAAAAGCGGGCGAATGCAAAGTCCCGGTTGACGCGGACTTCGCCTACTACATCGCTTACATCAAAGCATTCAGTGCGCAGGTAGACAATGAAACTGTACCCGCCATCCTCGTAGGGACATCCTGCCCGGAATGCGGCGTAACCAACCCATAA
- a CDS encoding MBL fold metallo-hydrolase — translation MYTLKHLITGPFEENCYLISHKASRTMLIIDPGADAEDIMDAVAEKKATVTGYLLTHGHADHIGALHSCWQKHPAPIYLHPEDQAWAFTAQNAIPPFYPAPLKAAYTFLTPKDNQLEIGHFTFSLMHTPGHTPGGVIFLFDEGQTAFTGDTLFRGSVGRTDLPGGSSRTLTTSLKKLVALSSSTTIYPGHGPESTIGLEKQTNFFMKSM, via the coding sequence ATGTACACACTGAAACATTTGATTACCGGACCGTTCGAAGAAAATTGCTATCTCATTTCACACAAGGCGTCCCGTACGATGCTGATCATTGATCCCGGTGCCGATGCCGAGGATATCATGGACGCGGTTGCTGAAAAAAAAGCCACCGTGACAGGCTATCTCCTCACGCACGGACACGCCGACCATATCGGCGCACTGCACAGCTGCTGGCAAAAACATCCCGCCCCCATTTATCTCCATCCCGAGGATCAGGCGTGGGCGTTCACCGCGCAAAATGCCATTCCGCCCTTCTATCCCGCTCCACTTAAAGCGGCCTACACTTTTCTGACCCCAAAAGATAATCAGCTTGAAATCGGCCATTTCACATTCTCACTTATGCATACGCCGGGCCATACCCCCGGCGGCGTCATCTTCCTTTTCGATGAGGGTCAAACGGCGTTTACCGGCGATACTCTTTTTCGTGGCTCTGTCGGACGAACCGACCTCCCGGGCGGCTCGTCCCGGACACTGACCACGTCACTGAAAAAACTGGTCGCATTATCCTCCTCCACCACGATCTACCCCGGACACGGCCCCGAATCGACCATCGGCCTCGAAAAACAAACCAATTTCTTCATGAAATCCATGTGA
- a CDS encoding type II/IV secretion system protein translates to MTTRINLSKIVIPLEVLQILSPAQARRFKILPVALDEDSLSVVMVNAEDDYALTQLEALTHRAIKVLQASRPDTVETAIRRYYPEGISSAEESPLGLFEQLVNRALQLHCSDIHLDPESNEGCVRLRIDGMIRVDRTLTSDRMHELVQAVKVAANLDIAEKRMPQDGQITMNTENEEVSMRVATVPTIHGEKVTLRILATAAVATELAELDALGMNETHFKMIHAALAHSNGLLLLSGPTGSGKTTTLYAGLRHLRQPGFRHILSIEDPVEIPLNGINQVHIDSDRVSFNGALRSALRHDPDVIMIGEIRDAETADIAVKASMTGHLVLSTVHTNDAVGVISRLRNLGVSRDQLTATLRLAVAQRLVRVPCEHCVKHVYATTPQKALWGDLLNQDITYPEPVGCPFCAGTGYAGRLGLYEMVAMNQSLRTMINEKWSDDAIAGEVFSHPPRYTLMQDGLAKAAAGKTTLDEVMRVTYAGGGE, encoded by the coding sequence ATGACGACGCGAATAAACCTGTCTAAAATTGTTATTCCGCTCGAGGTTTTGCAGATTCTATCGCCGGCTCAGGCCCGACGATTTAAAATTCTCCCGGTTGCACTTGATGAAGATTCCCTTTCTGTAGTGATGGTAAATGCCGAAGATGACTATGCATTGACACAGCTTGAAGCACTCACCCACCGCGCGATAAAGGTGCTTCAGGCCAGCCGGCCAGACACTGTCGAAACCGCTATTCGACGTTATTACCCGGAAGGGATCTCCAGCGCAGAAGAATCGCCGCTGGGGCTTTTTGAACAACTTGTCAACCGCGCGCTGCAACTGCACTGCTCTGATATTCACCTCGATCCTGAATCGAATGAAGGCTGCGTCCGGCTGCGTATTGATGGAATGATACGCGTCGATCGAACCTTAACTTCAGACCGGATGCACGAACTGGTTCAGGCGGTCAAAGTAGCGGCAAATCTCGATATCGCAGAAAAACGGATGCCACAGGACGGACAGATCACGATGAACACGGAAAATGAAGAAGTATCCATGCGTGTCGCCACGGTTCCCACGATTCATGGCGAGAAAGTGACATTGCGAATTCTGGCAACAGCCGCTGTTGCGACGGAACTGGCGGAACTGGATGCTTTGGGCATGAACGAAACACATTTTAAAATGATTCATGCGGCACTGGCCCATTCCAATGGACTGCTGCTCCTCTCCGGACCGACCGGTAGCGGAAAAACAACAACACTCTATGCCGGATTACGTCATTTACGCCAACCCGGTTTCCGTCACATTCTCAGCATTGAAGATCCGGTGGAAATTCCGCTCAATGGAATTAATCAGGTACACATCGACAGCGATCGTGTCAGTTTCAATGGTGCGTTGCGCAGTGCCCTGCGTCATGACCCGGATGTGATCATGATCGGTGAAATCCGTGATGCGGAAACGGCTGACATTGCAGTTAAAGCTTCTATGACAGGCCATCTTGTATTATCCACCGTTCATACAAACGATGCCGTCGGAGTCATCAGCCGTCTGCGCAATCTAGGCGTTTCACGCGATCAGCTAACAGCCACACTCCGCCTGGCGGTCGCGCAACGACTGGTTCGAGTGCCTTGCGAACATTGCGTAAAACATGTCTATGCGACAACACCACAGAAGGCTCTATGGGGAGATCTTTTGAATCAGGACATCACCTACCCCGAGCCCGTTGGTTGTCCATTCTGTGCAGGTACCGGCTATGCGGGCAGACTGGGACTATACGAAATGGTAGCAATGAACCAGTCGCTTCGTACCATGATCAATGAAAAATGGAGCGATGATGCGATTGCCGGAGAAGTTTTTTCACACCCCCCACGGTATACTCTGATGCAGGATGGTTTGGCAAAGGCGGCGGCAGGAAAAACGACTCTCGATGAAGTGATGCGGGTCACCTATGCAGGAGGCGGGGAATAA
- a CDS encoding PilT/PilU family type 4a pilus ATPase, producing the protein MIERMLNRFVTSGGSDLHLAVGAEPIVRMHGSLIPMEGFPVLTEELLKSSAEHLVGHHAFKQLESDHELDWAIELEGGYRIRINAYYQQDSIALALRLLPNTFFKLDQLGLPMQVLEDICSLHSGLVLVTGATGSGKSTTIASLIHEINTCRACHIHTIEDPVEYRHYNKMSFVTQREVGRDTCSFAEALKRSMREDPDVVMVGEMRDLDTMSAALTLAETGHLTFATLHTSTAVQTISRIISAFPAAQQTQVRTQIASTLQYVICQKLIPWNNNAGRSLAAEVLCVTPAVRSMIRDSKTHQIATAMQTGHDLGMRTLNAALQKLVKDDLISMEEAASYSESRRTFSQENFP; encoded by the coding sequence ATGATCGAGCGCATGCTTAATCGCTTTGTGACAAGCGGCGGCAGCGACCTGCATTTAGCTGTTGGTGCGGAACCCATTGTACGAATGCATGGAAGTCTGATCCCGATGGAGGGCTTTCCTGTTCTTACGGAAGAACTGCTGAAAAGTTCAGCAGAGCATCTCGTGGGACACCATGCGTTTAAACAGTTGGAGTCTGACCACGAGCTGGATTGGGCCATAGAACTGGAAGGCGGGTATCGCATTCGGATCAATGCCTATTATCAGCAGGACAGCATTGCGCTGGCGCTGCGCCTGCTGCCAAACACCTTTTTCAAATTGGATCAGCTGGGATTACCGATGCAGGTTCTGGAAGATATCTGTTCACTGCATTCTGGACTGGTCTTGGTTACGGGAGCAACGGGCTCCGGGAAATCGACGACCATTGCAAGTTTGATTCACGAAATAAACACCTGCCGCGCCTGCCATATTCATACGATCGAAGATCCTGTAGAATACCGCCATTACAACAAAATGTCTTTTGTAACACAGCGCGAAGTCGGGCGTGACACATGCAGTTTTGCTGAAGCACTGAAACGCTCCATGCGTGAAGATCCGGATGTTGTCATGGTGGGTGAAATGCGTGATTTGGACACCATGTCGGCAGCACTTACATTAGCGGAAACAGGGCATTTGACATTTGCCACACTTCACACATCCACGGCAGTTCAAACCATTTCCCGAATCATCAGTGCGTTCCCGGCCGCACAGCAGACCCAGGTGCGAACACAGATTGCTTCAACCCTGCAATACGTGATCTGCCAGAAACTCATTCCATGGAACAATAATGCCGGACGCTCTCTGGCAGCGGAGGTTTTATGCGTAACGCCGGCCGTTCGGTCTATGATTCGCGACAGCAAAACGCATCAGATTGCAACAGCAATGCAGACCGGGCATGACCTTGGCATGCGCACATTGAATGCAGCGCTTCAAAAACTTGTAAAAGATGACCTGATATCGATGGAAGAGGCTGCCAGTTACAGCGAATCACGCCGAACATTTTCTCAAGAGAACTTCCCCTAG
- a CDS encoding response regulator encodes MNLGEKEQNVILLVDDHAANRHIVKAMLRSEPIILDAVENGCQALEYLRLRHCDLVLMDCQMPEMNGMDAARAIRAGECGQENVRIPIVAMTAHALDEDRRLCLDAGMDDYISKPIDRKGLMTTLNKWLTQSDEERDGGMVSAAAEKEAAPAVMLSHFDFDGTKLRLMDDLELIAIIVGSYLDEFPTQLKQLQQSVAADDVATAGKLGHRIKGSSSNVGAVLLQAQGLRIERAGKAGDMEEVKVAAAALPELFLEYSKVVKQLLPLD; translated from the coding sequence ATGAATCTTGGCGAAAAAGAACAGAACGTAATACTGCTGGTTGATGATCATGCGGCGAATCGCCATATTGTGAAGGCGATGCTGCGCAGTGAACCGATCATTCTGGATGCGGTGGAAAACGGGTGCCAGGCTCTGGAATACCTGCGCTTACGTCATTGTGATTTGGTGCTGATGGATTGTCAGATGCCTGAAATGAACGGGATGGATGCTGCCAGAGCGATTCGCGCAGGGGAGTGCGGTCAGGAGAATGTCCGGATTCCTATTGTCGCCATGACGGCGCATGCACTTGACGAGGATCGTCGGTTGTGTCTGGATGCGGGCATGGATGATTATATTTCTAAACCAATCGACCGGAAAGGACTCATGACAACGCTGAATAAATGGCTGACGCAAAGTGACGAAGAAAGGGACGGGGGTATGGTCAGTGCTGCGGCGGAAAAGGAGGCCGCGCCGGCGGTGATGCTTTCTCACTTCGATTTTGATGGCACGAAGCTGCGTCTGATGGATGATCTGGAGCTGATTGCTATTATTGTGGGCAGCTATCTGGATGAATTTCCTACGCAGCTGAAACAGCTGCAGCAGAGTGTCGCCGCAGACGATGTGGCCACCGCAGGGAAGCTTGGGCATCGTATAAAAGGCTCGTCCTCGAATGTGGGTGCGGTACTTTTACAGGCGCAGGGACTACGTATTGAACGGGCCGGCAAGGCGGGCGATATGGAAGAGGTCAAGGTGGCCGCGGCGGCTTTGCCGGAGCTCTTTTTAGAATATTCCAAGGTGGTAAAACAGCTGCTGCCGCTGGATTGA
- a CDS encoding spermidine synthase, which produces MTKKQTLLTEHDMQHPARGSLLFGIIALLFFISGMAALLYQVVWTKCLVWVFGSSGYAVATTLSVFMLGLASGSRTGGALADRMIRPLWWVALIESGIAFTAYCSGFLLTMLPQFLAHLDAAWLTGSKYLVLRFSGVFAVLFIPTFLMGLTLPILVRQCVLLGDGIARRTGLLYGLNMAGGVAGCLAAGFYLIGTLGFQGALHTGVLLNGICSAGTLFMALVSQRKRWQSLSSPLPSIQRETEPTAMTDRRTGRSMQLAYFCAGFAILGLECVWTRILLFHLNSTAQTFSAMLAVILLFMSIGSVMGARKAEKCTHAAAHYGLLLLCCSLAIIASLAAWTYGASGKSFAHLATKTFSHLPVSCQTPLFDFLLRITLPTFILTALPAWIQGYAFPFAARFFTENKKYAGRNLGGAYMWNVLGCMLGPLVCGFLLLPNMGMQGSLMVCVGILVLAGCIVRIGTRSMRWWQGGFAALLFLGIAMLLPERILYSLFSDRTVFYDQAVLENQGVIIEHQGTNRIIFHEEDHCGSVLVMQQDIPQAAINLRRLYVGPTSMITDNFAAQRYTKLLGHLPALLAENPERVLVICLGTGMTLSGVAAHDTIKQIDCAELSPAVTRAVHCYDHVNGSILNDPRVHLMITDGRTHLMKTRKTYHLITLEPPPPANEGAANLYSREFYELCSHRLSSNGLVAQWIPYHLLTLEQIRALTASVLDVFPQATLWEIYPGMEFCLIGHKQPKHIDFESLQSRMTSPSVQKSLQSIGISCTADLLNGFVAGTEQLRAFVDSTPPVTDDAPSVGYCLNNLGLTTEYKPQQTAQENTLETLKFSDHLQDQVEFSTTESLQHFVDEYTRKRGAWLMDRKLATIAFIGLQALQTGTGQDQAFLPPPELDNGNPLYTSRPRITMYIQAFNRLVSYYEQQKELTQAMQYRMMANRMQNHLPETYFSGRFYKKAQKEVD; this is translated from the coding sequence ATGACAAAGAAGCAAACACTGTTAACTGAACATGATATGCAGCATCCCGCCCGCGGAAGCCTGCTTTTCGGAATCATTGCCCTGTTATTTTTCATCTCGGGCATGGCCGCGCTGCTGTATCAGGTGGTGTGGACAAAGTGCCTGGTATGGGTGTTTGGCTCATCGGGTTATGCGGTCGCAACGACGCTGTCGGTTTTCATGCTGGGGCTGGCATCGGGAAGCCGCACCGGAGGAGCACTGGCCGATCGCATGATACGTCCATTATGGTGGGTAGCGCTCATTGAATCCGGTATCGCCTTCACGGCGTATTGTTCCGGATTCCTTTTGACCATGCTGCCGCAGTTTCTAGCTCATCTGGATGCGGCATGGCTGACAGGATCGAAATATCTTGTCCTGCGGTTTTCCGGTGTTTTTGCGGTTCTGTTTATACCGACATTCCTTATGGGACTCACGCTGCCGATTCTTGTACGACAGTGTGTACTACTCGGAGACGGAATCGCTCGCCGGACAGGTCTGCTTTATGGGCTGAACATGGCCGGAGGAGTTGCGGGATGCCTCGCCGCCGGATTCTATCTGATAGGCACCCTGGGATTTCAAGGGGCGCTTCATACAGGGGTGCTGCTAAATGGAATTTGTTCCGCAGGCACTCTATTTATGGCTCTTGTCAGTCAACGAAAACGCTGGCAGTCGCTTTCCTCCCCTCTACCATCAATACAGCGCGAGACGGAGCCGACTGCCATGACAGACAGGCGCACCGGACGATCGATGCAACTGGCCTATTTCTGTGCCGGATTTGCCATTCTGGGACTGGAATGTGTCTGGACGCGCATTCTTTTGTTTCATTTAAACAGTACCGCGCAGACTTTTTCTGCCATGTTAGCCGTAATCCTTCTTTTTATGTCGATTGGAAGCGTAATGGGGGCACGCAAAGCAGAGAAGTGCACACATGCCGCGGCACATTATGGACTGCTCCTCTTATGCTGCTCGCTGGCCATCATCGCAAGTCTGGCTGCATGGACTTATGGCGCATCAGGCAAGAGTTTTGCGCACTTGGCGACAAAAACCTTTTCTCATCTCCCTGTGTCATGTCAGACGCCGCTTTTCGACTTTCTGCTGCGCATTACATTGCCTACATTCATCCTGACGGCGCTTCCAGCATGGATTCAAGGATATGCATTTCCCTTTGCTGCCAGATTTTTTACAGAAAACAAAAAGTATGCAGGCCGAAACCTGGGCGGTGCTTATATGTGGAATGTATTGGGCTGCATGCTGGGGCCGCTGGTTTGCGGGTTTCTACTGCTTCCAAACATGGGCATGCAAGGCAGCCTGATGGTGTGCGTGGGCATTCTGGTACTGGCAGGATGTATTGTACGAATCGGAACACGCTCGATGCGCTGGTGGCAGGGCGGATTCGCGGCCTTGCTTTTCTTAGGCATCGCCATGCTGTTACCGGAGCGTATCCTGTACAGCCTGTTTTCCGATCGCACTGTTTTTTACGATCAGGCCGTACTGGAGAACCAGGGGGTGATCATTGAACATCAGGGAACCAACCGCATCATTTTCCACGAAGAAGATCACTGCGGCTCAGTTCTTGTGATGCAGCAGGATATTCCGCAGGCAGCGATAAATCTGCGGCGGCTATACGTGGGGCCGACCTCGATGATTACCGACAATTTTGCAGCCCAGCGATATACCAAACTGCTGGGGCACCTGCCTGCCCTTCTTGCTGAGAATCCGGAAAGAGTGCTGGTCATCTGTCTGGGCACCGGAATGACCCTCTCCGGCGTAGCAGCGCATGACACCATCAAACAGATCGATTGCGCAGAGTTATCTCCGGCAGTAACACGGGCCGTCCATTGTTACGACCACGTCAACGGCAGCATTCTCAATGATCCGAGGGTACACCTTATGATCACGGATGGGCGCACCCATTTAATGAAGACCCGCAAAACCTACCATTTGATTACACTGGAACCCCCTCCCCCAGCCAACGAGGGTGCGGCCAACCTGTATTCCAGAGAGTTTTATGAATTGTGCAGCCACCGATTAAGCAGCAACGGCCTTGTTGCACAATGGATTCCCTACCATCTACTTACTTTAGAACAGATTCGCGCGCTGACAGCATCTGTGCTTGACGTGTTTCCTCAGGCAACACTTTGGGAAATCTATCCCGGAATGGAATTCTGCCTTATTGGTCATAAACAACCGAAACATATCGACTTTGAATCGCTTCAATCGCGTATGACGTCGCCATCGGTACAGAAATCGTTACAATCCATCGGGATATCATGCACCGCCGACCTGCTCAACGGCTTTGTGGCCGGCACAGAGCAACTTAGAGCATTTGTCGACTCAACACCCCCGGTGACCGATGATGCCCCTTCCGTAGGTTACTGTTTGAACAATCTGGGATTAACCACAGAATACAAACCCCAGCAAACGGCGCAGGAAAATACGCTTGAGACATTGAAATTCAGTGATCACCTGCAGGATCAGGTTGAGTTTTCCACCACCGAATCGCTCCAGCATTTCGTTGACGAATACACACGGAAACGAGGAGCCTGGCTCATGGACCGCAAGCTGGCAACCATTGCCTTCATCGGCCTTCAGGCACTGCAAACGGGCACTGGACAGGATCAGGCGTTTTTACCTCCCCCGGAACTGGACAACGGCAATCCGCTTTATACCAGCAGGCCGCGTATAACCATGTATATTCAAGCTTTCAACCGATTGGTCTCTTATTATGAACAGCAGAAGGAACTGACCCAGGCCATGCAGTACCGCATGATGGCGAATCGCATGCAGAATCATCTGCCCGAAACATACTTTTCAGGCCGGTTTTACAAAAAAGCGCAAAAAGAGGTTGACTGA
- a CDS encoding type II secretion system protein codes for MIDRIVHLYHTIKSFLRVLIQSICPCVAVTSHLKKFQWLEVLEGRRPLRPAAPGTNFVKVPMVGSFLCPCGIALPMVGTFKITLWSAGTNGTPCGTALFGADNEVRGGGTCANNLFSGSRLALSGLRCLPVTKRCRLVPRCHRTPGPHALNPGGEKSGMTLIELLVVLALMAGLATFALTSMDGLTARNRYDITRERMELVNHLLLGNGREPGRFVSDMGRLPTNISELLVRTVTFSPNECTESIGTAPQVTTVTGTLLCGLNGPYLLSPGGRNRFYDGFGQEFAHDDSVMTYLVATGMGRHASWLPDTLSNSFTSVTNCYLTVQVMAPNPTQAEQPCWDLVQSTNRVTNRVYDAATYGFGAIAFSNGLLYRKLTASGADTPPDTADTTNWKLIGHHNYPTHANVVLVVPNGSSTVKKRINPLHVNPCTFSNLYPGTRTVMAYGYNNGIKTNGWWSGFHTVELRAGMNFITLYLTHPLQP; via the coding sequence ATGATTGACAGGATCGTTCACCTTTATCACACAATAAAATCATTTTTAAGGGTATTAATACAAAGCATATGCCCGTGTGTAGCTGTTACGTCCCATTTGAAAAAGTTCCAATGGTTGGAAGTTTTGGAGGGACGTCGGCCTCTGCGTCCAGCAGCACCTGGAACAAATTTTGTGAAAGTTCCAATGGTTGGAAGTTTTTTATGCCCGTGCGGCATCGCACTTCCAATGGTTGGAACTTTTAAAATAACGCTTTGGAGTGCGGGGACAAACGGTACTCCGTGCGGCACCGCTTTGTTTGGTGCCGACAACGAGGTACGAGGCGGCGGCACATGTGCAAACAACTTATTTAGCGGAAGTCGCCTTGCCCTATCGGGGCTGCGTTGCCTTCCTGTAACAAAGCGGTGCCGCCTAGTACCTCGTTGTCACCGCACTCCAGGTCCGCACGCATTGAATCCGGGCGGCGAAAAAAGCGGTATGACGCTCATTGAACTGCTCGTTGTTCTTGCACTTATGGCGGGGCTGGCGACATTTGCGCTGACCAGCATGGACGGGCTCACGGCCCGCAACCGCTATGATATCACGCGTGAGCGCATGGAGCTGGTGAATCATTTGCTGTTGGGGAACGGCAGAGAACCGGGGCGATTCGTATCTGATATGGGACGCCTGCCCACCAATATCAGCGAATTATTGGTGCGCACAGTCACCTTCAGCCCCAACGAATGCACTGAATCCATAGGCACGGCACCGCAGGTAACAACGGTTACCGGCACACTCCTCTGCGGTCTGAACGGACCTTATCTGCTCTCTCCAGGGGGTAGAAACAGGTTTTACGATGGCTTCGGCCAGGAATTTGCTCATGATGACTCAGTGATGACGTATCTGGTAGCCACAGGAATGGGGCGTCATGCCTCATGGCTGCCGGATACGCTGTCGAACTCGTTCACCTCGGTCACGAACTGCTATCTGACGGTACAGGTTATGGCGCCCAACCCGACACAGGCGGAACAGCCCTGCTGGGATTTAGTGCAGAGCACAAACCGTGTTACCAATCGAGTGTATGATGCAGCCACCTACGGCTTCGGGGCGATTGCCTTTTCAAACGGGCTTCTTTATCGGAAACTGACGGCAAGCGGTGCCGACACACCGCCAGACACGGCAGACACAACCAACTGGAAACTCATTGGGCATCACAACTACCCGACCCATGCCAACGTCGTTCTGGTCGTACCAAATGGCAGCAGCACCGTAAAAAAAAGGATCAATCCTCTACATGTAAATCCATGCACATTCTCCAATCTATATCCCGGAACACGAACCGTCATGGCGTATGGATATAACAACGGTATTAAAACAAACGGCTGGTGGAGCGGATTTCATACGGTTGAACTTCGGGCAGGCATGAATTTTATTACGCTTTACCTGACGCACCCTCTGCAACCTTAG